In one Drosophila pseudoobscura strain MV-25-SWS-2005 chromosome X, UCI_Dpse_MV25, whole genome shotgun sequence genomic region, the following are encoded:
- the Muc68D gene encoding flocculation protein FLO11 isoform X9 — protein sequence MLMVNILWIGLWIVPQALAADSCAGQSFGYRSADPADPHSYFLCLGFLGQIRSTCQDGFRFSVQDQSCVQAGQASPGHSLADKDPTIHQNVFIDRPMIFNFFGNLWGSPQRPNPSLPLTQPPQTTHDQQQDPIPSASFSLLREVISSPQENELDSNDASPTPTNEASRCRFLPNGSFIRDSKKCGVFYVCANGIGITRCCPEGLHFDIEKSFCNIPSMVDCSPEELTTTPSPPKTSTTTIRPSPAEPSSMEPSTTEPSPESSTEPSSSSSEEPLSTEPSPESSIEPNSSSSEEPSSTEPSPESSTEPNNSSSEEPSSTEPSPESSTEPNSSSSEEPSSTEPSPESSTEPNSSSSEEPSTTEPSPESSTEPNSSSSEEPSSTEPSPESSTEPSNSSSEEPSSTEPSPESSTEPSNSSSEEPSSTGPSSTEPSPESSTEPNSSSTEEPSSTEPSPESSTEPNSSSSEEPSSTEPSPESSTEPNNSSSDEPSSTEPSSTEPSSTEPSPESSTEPSSSSSEEPSSTEPSPESSTEPNNSSSEVPSSTEPSPESSTEPNSSSSEEPSSTEPSPESSTEPSSSSSEEPSSTEPSPESSTEPNNSSSEEPSSPEPSPESSTEPSNSSSEEPSSTEPSPESSTEPSNSSSEEPSSTEPSSTEPSPESSTEPNTSSSEEPSSTEPSPESSIEPNSSSSEEPSSTEPSPESSTEPSISSSEEPSSTEPSPESSTEPSNSSSEEPSSTEPSSTEPSPESSTEPNSSSTEEPSSTEPSPESSTEPNSSSSEEPSSTEPSPESSTEPNNSSSEEPSSTEPSSTEPSPESSTEPNSSSSEEPSSTEPSPESSTEPSSSSSEEPSSTEPSPESSTEPNNSSSEEPSSPEPSPESSTEPSNSSSEEPSSTEPSSTEPSPESSTEPSSSSSEEPSSTEPSPESSTEPNNYSSEEPSSTEPSPESSTEPSNSSSEEPSSTEPSPESSTEPSNSSSEEPSSTEPSSTEPSPESSTEPNSSTSEEPSSTEPSPESSTEPSSSSSEEPSSTEPSPESSTEPSNSSSEEPTSTEPSSTEPSPESSTEPNSSSSEEPSSTEPSPESSTEPNNSSSEEPLSTEPSPESSTEPNSSSSEEPSSTEVSPESSTEPNSSSSEEPSSTEPSPESPTEPSNSSSEEPSSTEPSSTEPSPESSTEPNSSSSEEPSSTEPSPESSTEPNSSSSEEPSSTEPSPESSTEPNNSSSEEPSSTEPSSTEPSSTEPSSTEPSSTEPSPESSTEPNSSSSEEPSSTEPSPESSTEPNSSSSEEPSSTEPSPESSTEPSNSSSEKPSSTEPSSTEPSPESSTEPNSSSSEEPSSTEPSPESSTEPNSSSSEEPSSTEPSPESSTEPNSSSSEEPSSTEPSPESSIEPNSSSSEEPSSTEPSPESSAEPNNSSSEGTTSSTEKSAESSAVIEAAPSLPVRRPIKPVLMSNRPAVYGGKDETQSSVGSKQLQHNRVLSTLSGGSSQFQERTDCSFLPTGAFLRDPTSCNKFYVCVNGMAVPRRCPSILYFDIKKKVCNFPSLVDCSLVSKGAPVSVVKTLSQHSGLIGSSSSQEVEQEPILECSSLPNGELVRALNSCSKFYVCANGLAISRQCPKGLYFDITRKICTFPSLVDCSIVESSRKQVKRKPAQGRDGSASPVKLHRK from the exons ATGCTAATGG TAAATATCCTGTGGATCGGTCTTTGGATCGTTCCTCAGGCACTTGCCGCGGACTCATGTGCAGGACAATCGTTTGGATACAGATCGGCGGACCCAGCAGACCCCCACTCGTACTTCCTCTGTCTGGGCTTCCTGGGCCAGATAAGGAGCACCTGCCAAGACGGATTCCGGTTCAGTGTCCAAGACCAAAGCTGCGTGCAAGCAGGCCAGGCAAGTCCTGGCCACTCCTTAGCAGACAAGGACCCGACCATCCACCAAAACGTATTCATTGACAGGCCgatgattttcaattttttcggTAACCTGTGGGGCAGCCCCCAAAGGCCGAATCCCTCCCTACCCTTAACGCAACCCCCCCAGACCACCCACGATCAGCAACAAGACCCGATACCCAGCGCAAGTTTCTCACTCTTAAGGGAAGTCATTTCTTCCCCCCAGGAGAACGAGCTAGACTCCAATGATGCGTCACCTACTCCAACGAATGAGGCATCGAGGTGTCGCTTTTTACCAAACGGTTCCTTCATAAGGGACTCCAAAAAATGCGGAGTATTTTACGTGTGTGCCAATGGGATCGGTATTACTCGATGCTGTCCAGAAGGTCTCCATTTCGACATCGAGAAGAGTTTTTGCAATATCCCAAGTATGGTCGACTGCTCTCCCGAAGAATTGACCACGACACCGTCCCCACCTAAAACTTCGACAACGACAATTAGGCCCAGCCCTGCAGAACCATCATCCATGGAACCATCAACAACCGAACCATCTccggagagctcaacagagccaAGTAGCTCCAGCTCAGAGGAACCATTgtccacggaaccttctccggagagCTCAATAGAGCCGaatagctccagctccgag GAACCCtcgtccacggaaccttctccggagagCTCAACCGAGCCGAATAACTCCAGCTCCGAGGAACCCtcgtccacggaaccttctccggagagctcaacagagccaAATAGCTCCAGCTCAGAGGAACCAtcgtccacggaaccttctccggagagctcaacagagccaAATAGCTCCAGCTCAGAGGAACCATCTAccacggaaccttctccggaaAGCTCAACAGAGCCAAATAGCTCCAGCTCAGAGGAACCATCTtccacggaaccttctcctgagagctcaacagagccaAGTAACTCCAGCTCAGAGGAACCATCTtccacggaaccttctccagagagctcaacagagccaAGTAACTCCAGCTCCGAGGAACCATCATCGACGGGACCAtcgtccacggaaccttctccggaaAGCTCAACAGAGCCAAATAGCTCCAGCACAGAGGAACCATCTtccacggaaccttctccggagagctcaacagagccaaatagctccagctccgaggaaccctcgtccacggaaccttctccggagagCTCAACGGAGCCGAATAACTCCAGCTCTGACGAACCATCGTCCACGGAACCCTCGTCCACGGAACCATCTtccacggaaccttctccggagagctcaacagaACCAagtagctccagctccgaggaaccctcgtccacggaaccttctccggagagctcaacagagccGAATAACTCCAGCTCTGAAGTACCAtcgtccacggaaccttctccggagagctcaacagagccaaatagctccagctccgaggaaccatcgtccacggaaccctctccggagagctcaacagaACCAagtagctccagctccgaggaaccctcgtccacggaaccttctccggagagctcaacagagccGAATAACTCCAGCTCTGAAGAACCATCGTCCCcggaaccttctccggagagctcaacagagccaAGTAACTCCAGCTCCGAGGAACCATCTtccacggaaccttctccagagagctcaacagagccaAGTAACTCCAGCTCCGAGGAACCATCATCGACG gaaccctcgtccacggaaccttctccggagagctcaacagagccGAATACCTCCAGCTCTGAAGAACCAtcgtccacggaaccttctccggagagCTCAATAGAGCCGaatagctccagctccgaggaaccctcgtccacggaaccttctcctgagagctcaacagagccaAGTATCTCCAGCTCAGAGGAACCATCTtccacggaaccttctccagagagctcaacagagccaAGTAACTCCAGCTCTGAGGAACCATCATCGACGGAACCAtcgtccacggaaccttctccggaaAGCTCAACAGAGCCAAATAGCTCCAGCACAGAGGAACCATCTtccacggaaccttctccggagagctcaacagagccaaatagctccagctccgaggaaccctcgtccacggaaccttctccggagagCTCAACGGAGCCGAATAACTCCAGCTCTGAAGAACCATCGTCCACGGAACCCtcgtccacggaaccttctccggagagctcaacagagccaaatagctccagctccgaggaaccatcgtccacggaaccctctccggagagctcaacagaACCAagtagctccagctccgaggaaccctcgtccacggaaccttctccggagagctcaacagagccGAATAACTCCAGCTCTGAAGAACCATCGTCCCcggaaccttctccggagagctcaacagagccaAGTAACTCCAGCTCCGAG GAACCATCATCGACGGAACCCtcgtccacggaaccttctccggagagctcaacagaACCAagtagctccagctccgaggaaccctcgtccacggaaccatctccggagagctcaacagagccGAATAACTACAGCTCTGAAGAACCAtcgtccacggaaccttctccggagagctcaacagagccaAGTAACTCCAGCTCCGAGGAACCATCTtccacggaaccttctccagagagctcaacagagccaAGTAACTCCAGCTCCGAGGAACCATCATCGACGGAACCATCTtccacggaaccttctccggaaAGCTCAACAGAGCCAAATAGCTCCACCTCCGAGGAACCAtcgtccacggaaccttctccggagagctcaacagaACCAagtagctccagctccgaggaaccctcgtccacggaaccttctccggagagctcaacagagccaAGTAACTCCAGCTCCGAGGAACCAACGTCGACGGAACCCtcgtccacggaaccttctccggagagCTCAACCGAGCCGaatagctccagctccgaggaaccatcgtccacggaaccttctccggagagctcaacagagccGAATAACTCCAGCTCCGAGGAACCATTgtccacggaaccttctccggagagctcaacagagccaaatagctccagctccgaggaaCCATCGTCCACGGAAGTTTCTccggagagctcaacagagccaAATAGCTCCAGCTCAGAGGAACCATCTtccacggaaccttctccggagagTCCAACAGAGCCAAGTAACTCCAGCTCAGAGGAACCATCATCGACAGAACCCtcgtccacggaaccttctccggaaAGCTCAACAGAGCCAAATAGCTCCAGCTCTGAGGAACCAtcgtccacggaaccttctccggagagctcaacagagccaAATAGTTCCAGCTCTGAGGAACCCtcgtccacggaaccttctccggagagCTCAACGGAGCCGAATAACTCCAGCTCCGAGGAACCATCATCGACGGAACCCTCGTCCACGGAACCCTCGTCCACGGAACCCTCGTCCACGGAACCCtcgtccacggaaccttctccggaaAGCTCAACAGAACCAAATAGCTCCAGCTCAGAGGAACCAtcgtccacggaaccttctccggagagctcaacagagccaaatagctccagctccgaggaaCCATCGTCTacggaaccttctccggagagctcaacagagccaAGTAACTCCAGCTCCGAGAAACCATCATCGACGGAACCCtcgtccacggaaccttctccggagagctcaacagagccaAATAGCTCCAGCTCAGAGGAACCAtcgtccacggaaccttctccggagagCTCAACCGAGCCGaatagctccagctccgaggaaccatcgtccacggaaccttctccggagagctcaacagagccaaatagctccagctccgaggaaCCATCGTCTacggaaccttctccggagagCTCAATAGAGCCGaatagctccagctccgaggaaCCCTCTtccacggaaccttctccggagagCTCAGCCGAGCCAAATAACTCAAGCTCTGAAGGAACAACATCATCAACCGAGAAATCAGCCGAAAGCTCTGCCGTAATCGAAGCGGCTCCATCATTGCCCGTCCGTAGACCGATCAAACCAGTTTTGATGTCCAACCGTCCAGCTGTGTATGGTGGGAAGGACGAAACACAGAGTTCGGTGGGAAGTAAACAACTGCAGCATAATCGTGTGCTGAGCACTTTGTCAGGGGGTTCTTCTCAGTTTCAAGAAAGAACAGACTGCAGTTTCCTCCCCACTGGAGCCTTCCTAAGGGATCCCACGTCGTGCAACAAATtctatgtgtgtgtaaatGGAATGGCCGTTCCCCGGCGCTGTCCTAGTATTCTCTACTTTGACATCAAGAAGAAGGTGTGCAATTTCCCCAGCCTCGTGGACTGCTCTCTGGTGTCCAAAGGTGCCCCGGTCTCCGTAGTCAAGACACTTTCGCAGCACTCGGGTCTCATTGGGTCATCATCCAGTCAGGAAGTGGAACAGGAACCGATCCTTGAATGCAGCTCGCTTCCAAACGGTGAACTTGTCCGGGCTCTGAATTCATGCAGCAAATTCTATGTCTGCGCCAATGGCCTCGCCATATCCCGTCAATGTCCGAAGGGTCTGTATTTCGACATCACAAGGAAGATCTGCACCTTCCCCAGTCTCGTGGATTGCTCGatagtcgagtcgagtcgaaaGCAAGTAAAACGGAAACCTGCCCAAGGTCGGGATGGAAGCGCATCACCAGTGAAGCTGCATCGGAAATAG
- the Muc68D gene encoding flocculation protein FLO11 isoform X6, which translates to MLMVNILWIGLWIVPQALAADSCAGQSFGYRSADPADPHSYFLCLGFLGQIRSTCQDGFRFSVQDQSCVQAGQASPGHSLADKDPTIHQNVFIDRPMIFNFFGNLWGSPQRPNPSLPLTQPPQTTHDQQQDPIPSASFSLLREVISSPQENELDSNDASPTPTNEASRCRFLPNGSFIRDSKKCGVFYVCANGIGITRCCPEGLHFDIEKSFCNIPSMVDCSPEELTTTPSPPKTSTTTIRPSPAEPSSMEPSTTEPSPESSTEPSSSSSEEPLSTEPSPESSIEPNSSSSEEPSSTEPSPESSTEPSSSSSEEPSSTEPSPESSTEPNSSSSEEPSSTEPSPESSTEPNSSSSEEPSSTEPSPESSTEPNSSSSEEPSSTEPSPESSTEPSNSSSEEPSSTEPSSTEPSPESSTEPNNSSSEEPSSTEPSPESSTEPNNSSSEEPSSTEPSPESSTEPNSSSSEEPSSTEPSPESSTEPNSSSSEEPSTTEPSPESSTEPNSSSSEEPSSTEPSPESSTEPSNSSSEEPSSTEPSPESSTEPSNSSSEEPSSTGPSSTEPSPESSTEPNSSSTEEPSSTEPSPESSTEPNSSSSEEPSSTEPSPESSTEPNNSSSDEPSSTEPSSTEPSSTEPSPESSTEPSSSSSEEPSSTEPSPESSTEPNNSSSEVPSSTEPSPESSTEPNSSSSEEPSSTEPSPESSTEPSSSSSEEPSSTEPSPESSTEPNNSSSEEPSSPEPSPESSTEPSNSSSEEPSSTEPSPESSTEPSNSSSEEPSSTEPSSTEPSPESSTEPNTSSSEEPSSTEPSPESSIEPNSSSSEEPSSTEPSPESSTEPSISSSEEPSSTEPSPESSTEPSNSSSEEPSSTEPSSTEPSPESSTEPNSSSTEEPSSTEPSPESSTEPNSSSSEEPSSTEPSPESSTEPNNSSSEEPSSTEPSSTEPSPESSTEPNSSSSEEPSSTEPSPESSTEPSSSSSEEPSSTEPSPESSTEPNNSSSEEPSSPEPSPESSTEPSNSSSEEPSSTEPSSTEPSPESSTEPSSSSSEEPSSTEPSPESSTEPNNYSSEEPSSTEPSPESSTEPSNSSSEEPSSTEPSPESSTEPSNSSSEEPSSTEPSSTEPSPESSTEPNSSTSEEPSSTEPSPESSTEPSSSSSEEPSSTEPSPESSTEPSNSSSEEPTSTEPSSTEPSPESSTEPNSSSSEEPSSTEPSPESSTEPNNSSSEEPLSTEPSPESSTEPNSSSSEEPSSTEVSPESSTEPNSSSSEEPSSTEPSPESPTEPSNSSSEEPSSTEPSSTEPSPESSTEPNSSSSEEPSSTEPSPESSTEPNSSSSEEPSSTEPSPESSTEPNNSSSEEPSSTEPSSTEPSSTEPSSTEPSSTEPSPESSTEPNSSSSEEPSSTEPSPESSTEPNSSSSEEPSSTEPSPESSTEPSNSSSEKPSSTEPSSTEPSPESSTEPNSSSSEEPSSTEPSPESSTEPNSSSSEEPSSTEPSPESSTEPNSSSSEEPSSTEPSPESSIEPNSSSSEEPSSTEPSPESSAEPNNSSSEGTTSSTEKSAESSAVIEAAPSLPVRRPIKPVLMSNRPAVYGGKDETQSSVGSKQLQHNRVLSTLSGGSSQFQERTDCSFLPTGAFLRDPTSCNKFYVCVNGMAVPRRCPSILYFDIKKKVCNFPSLVDCSLVSKGAPVSVVKTLSQHSGLIGSSSSQEVEQEPILECSSLPNGELVRALNSCSKFYVCANGLAISRQCPKGLYFDITRKICTFPSLVDCSIVESSRKQVKRKPAQGRDGSASPVKLHRK; encoded by the exons ATGCTAATGG TAAATATCCTGTGGATCGGTCTTTGGATCGTTCCTCAGGCACTTGCCGCGGACTCATGTGCAGGACAATCGTTTGGATACAGATCGGCGGACCCAGCAGACCCCCACTCGTACTTCCTCTGTCTGGGCTTCCTGGGCCAGATAAGGAGCACCTGCCAAGACGGATTCCGGTTCAGTGTCCAAGACCAAAGCTGCGTGCAAGCAGGCCAGGCAAGTCCTGGCCACTCCTTAGCAGACAAGGACCCGACCATCCACCAAAACGTATTCATTGACAGGCCgatgattttcaattttttcggTAACCTGTGGGGCAGCCCCCAAAGGCCGAATCCCTCCCTACCCTTAACGCAACCCCCCCAGACCACCCACGATCAGCAACAAGACCCGATACCCAGCGCAAGTTTCTCACTCTTAAGGGAAGTCATTTCTTCCCCCCAGGAGAACGAGCTAGACTCCAATGATGCGTCACCTACTCCAACGAATGAGGCATCGAGGTGTCGCTTTTTACCAAACGGTTCCTTCATAAGGGACTCCAAAAAATGCGGAGTATTTTACGTGTGTGCCAATGGGATCGGTATTACTCGATGCTGTCCAGAAGGTCTCCATTTCGACATCGAGAAGAGTTTTTGCAATATCCCAAGTATGGTCGACTGCTCTCCCGAAGAATTGACCACGACACCGTCCCCACCTAAAACTTCGACAACGACAATTAGGCCCAGCCCTGCAGAACCATCATCCATGGAACCATCAACAACCGAACCATCTccggagagctcaacagagccaAGTAGCTCCAGCTCAGAGGAACCATTgtccacggaaccttctccggagagCTCAATAGAGCCGaatagctccagctccgaggaaccctcgtccacggaa CCTTCTccggagagctcaacagaACCAagtagctccagctccgaggaaccctcgtccacggaaccttctccggagagctcaacagagccaAATAGCTCCAGCTCAGAGGAACCAtcgtccacggaaccttctccggagagctcaacagagccaAATAGCTCCAGCTCAGAGGAACCAtcgtccacggaaccttctccggagagctcaacagagccaAATAGCTCCAGCTCAGAGGAACCATCTtccacggaaccttctccggagagctcaacagagccaA GTAACTCCAGCTCCGAGGAACCATCATCGACGGAACCCtcgtccacggaaccttctccggagagCTCAACCGAGCCGAATAACTCCAGCTCCGAGGAACCCtcgtccacggaaccttctccggagagCTCAACCGAGCCGAATAACTCCAGCTCCGAGGAACCCtcgtccacggaaccttctccggagagctcaacagagccaAATAGCTCCAGCTCAGAGGAACCAtcgtccacggaaccttctccggagagctcaacagagccaAATAGCTCCAGCTCAGAGGAACCATCTAccacggaaccttctccggaaAGCTCAACAGAGCCAAATAGCTCCAGCTCAGAGGAACCATCTtccacggaaccttctcctgagagctcaacagagccaAGTAACTCCAGCTCAGAGGAACCATCTtccacggaaccttctccagagagctcaacagagccaAGTAACTCCAGCTCCGAGGAACCATCATCGACGGGACCAtcgtccacggaaccttctccggaaAGCTCAACAGAGCCAAATAGCTCCAGCACAGAGGAACCATCTtccacggaaccttctccggagagctcaacagagccaaatagctccagctccgaggaaccctcgtccacggaaccttctccggagagCTCAACGGAGCCGAATAACTCCAGCTCTGACGAACCATCGTCCACGGAACCCTCGTCCACGGAACCATCTtccacggaaccttctccggagagctcaacagaACCAagtagctccagctccgaggaaccctcgtccacggaaccttctccggagagctcaacagagccGAATAACTCCAGCTCTGAAGTACCAtcgtccacggaaccttctccggagagctcaacagagccaaatagctccagctccgaggaaccatcgtccacggaaccctctccggagagctcaacagaACCAagtagctccagctccgaggaaccctcgtccacggaaccttctccggagagctcaacagagccGAATAACTCCAGCTCTGAAGAACCATCGTCCCcggaaccttctccggagagctcaacagagccaAGTAACTCCAGCTCCGAGGAACCATCTtccacggaaccttctccagagagctcaacagagccaAGTAACTCCAGCTCCGAGGAACCATCATCGACG gaaccctcgtccacggaaccttctccggagagctcaacagagccGAATACCTCCAGCTCTGAAGAACCAtcgtccacggaaccttctccggagagCTCAATAGAGCCGaatagctccagctccgaggaaccctcgtccacggaaccttctcctgagagctcaacagagccaAGTATCTCCAGCTCAGAGGAACCATCTtccacggaaccttctccagagagctcaacagagccaAGTAACTCCAGCTCTGAGGAACCATCATCGACGGAACCAtcgtccacggaaccttctccggaaAGCTCAACAGAGCCAAATAGCTCCAGCACAGAGGAACCATCTtccacggaaccttctccggagagctcaacagagccaaatagctccagctccgaggaaccctcgtccacggaaccttctccggagagCTCAACGGAGCCGAATAACTCCAGCTCTGAAGAACCATCGTCCACGGAACCCtcgtccacggaaccttctccggagagctcaacagagccaaatagctccagctccgaggaaccatcgtccacggaaccctctccggagagctcaacagaACCAagtagctccagctccgaggaaccctcgtccacggaaccttctccggagagctcaacagagccGAATAACTCCAGCTCTGAAGAACCATCGTCCCcggaaccttctccggagagctcaacagagccaAGTAACTCCAGCTCCGAG GAACCATCATCGACGGAACCCtcgtccacggaaccttctccggagagctcaacagaACCAagtagctccagctccgaggaaccctcgtccacggaaccatctccggagagctcaacagagccGAATAACTACAGCTCTGAAGAACCAtcgtccacggaaccttctccggagagctcaacagagccaAGTAACTCCAGCTCCGAGGAACCATCTtccacggaaccttctccagagagctcaacagagccaAGTAACTCCAGCTCCGAGGAACCATCATCGACGGAACCATCTtccacggaaccttctccggaaAGCTCAACAGAGCCAAATAGCTCCACCTCCGAGGAACCAtcgtccacggaaccttctccggagagctcaacagaACCAagtagctccagctccgaggaaccctcgtccacggaaccttctccggagagctcaacagagccaAGTAACTCCAGCTCCGAGGAACCAACGTCGACGGAACCCtcgtccacggaaccttctccggagagCTCAACCGAGCCGaatagctccagctccgaggaaccatcgtccacggaaccttctccggagagctcaacagagccGAATAACTCCAGCTCCGAGGAACCATTgtccacggaaccttctccggagagctcaacagagccaaatagctccagctccgaggaaCCATCGTCCACGGAAGTTTCTccggagagctcaacagagccaAATAGCTCCAGCTCAGAGGAACCATCTtccacggaaccttctccggagagTCCAACAGAGCCAAGTAACTCCAGCTCAGAGGAACCATCATCGACAGAACCCtcgtccacggaaccttctccggaaAGCTCAACAGAGCCAAATAGCTCCAGCTCTGAGGAACCAtcgtccacggaaccttctccggagagctcaacagagccaAATAGTTCCAGCTCTGAGGAACCCtcgtccacggaaccttctccggagagCTCAACGGAGCCGAATAACTCCAGCTCCGAGGAACCATCATCGACGGAACCCTCGTCCACGGAACCCTCGTCCACGGAACCCTCGTCCACGGAACCCtcgtccacggaaccttctccggaaAGCTCAACAGAACCAAATAGCTCCAGCTCAGAGGAACCAtcgtccacggaaccttctccggagagctcaacagagccaaatagctccagctccgaggaaCCATCGTCTacggaaccttctccggagagctcaacagagccaAGTAACTCCAGCTCCGAGAAACCATCATCGACGGAACCCtcgtccacggaaccttctccggagagctcaacagagccaAATAGCTCCAGCTCAGAGGAACCAtcgtccacggaaccttctccggagagCTCAACCGAGCCGaatagctccagctccgaggaaccatcgtccacggaaccttctccggagagctcaacagagccaaatagctccagctccgaggaaCCATCGTCTacggaaccttctccggagagCTCAATAGAGCCGaatagctccagctccgaggaaCCCTCTtccacggaaccttctccggagagCTCAGCCGAGCCAAATAACTCAAGCTCTGAAGGAACAACATCATCAACCGAGAAATCAGCCGAAAGCTCTGCCGTAATCGAAGCGGCTCCATCATTGCCCGTCCGTAGACCGATCAAACCAGTTTTGATGTCCAACCGTCCAGCTGTGTATGGTGGGAAGGACGAAACACAGAGTTCGGTGGGAAGTAAACAACTGCAGCATAATCGTGTGCTGAGCACTTTGTCAGGGGGTTCTTCTCAGTTTCAAGAAAGAACAGACTGCAGTTTCCTCCCCACTGGAGCCTTCCTAAGGGATCCCACGTCGTGCAACAAATtctatgtgtgtgtaaatGGAATGGCCGTTCCCCGGCGCTGTCCTAGTATTCTCTACTTTGACATCAAGAAGAAGGTGTGCAATTTCCCCAGCCTCGTGGACTGCTCTCTGGTGTCCAAAGGTGCCCCGGTCTCCGTAGTCAAGACACTTTCGCAGCACTCGGGTCTCATTGGGTCATCATCCAGTCAGGAAGTGGAACAGGAACCGATCCTTGAATGCAGCTCGCTTCCAAACGGTGAACTTGTCCGGGCTCTGAATTCATGCAGCAAATTCTATGTCTGCGCCAATGGCCTCGCCATATCCCGTCAATGTCCGAAGGGTCTGTATTTCGACATCACAAGGAAGATCTGCACCTTCCCCAGTCTCGTGGATTGCTCGatagtcgagtcgagtcgaaaGCAAGTAAAACGGAAACCTGCCCAAGGTCGGGATGGAAGCGCATCACCAGTGAAGCTGCATCGGAAATAG